The DNA segment tctactggcccctagagctctatctagctttttctcaaatccatccagtgatttggcctccactgccctctgtggcagagaattccacaaatttgcaactctctgggcgaaaaggttcctctcacctcagttttaaatggcctcccctttattctaaaactgtggcccctggttctggactcattgggcacatttttcctgcatctagcttgtccagtccttttataattttatatgtctctacaagatcccctctcatccttctaaacgtcagtgaatacaagcctagtcttttcattcgttcctcatatgacagtcccgccatcccagggatcaatctcgtgaacctacgctgcactgcctcaattacaaggatgtccttcctcaaattaggagaccaaaaccgtacacaatactccagatgtggtcttaccagggctctatacaactgcagaagaatcattttactcctatactgaaatcctctcgttaagaaggccaacattccattagctttcttcactgcctgctgtacctgcatgccaacgttcagtgactggtgtacaaggacaatagacaatagacaatagacaataggtgcaggagtaggccattcagcccttcgagccagcaccgccattcaatgcgatcacggctgatcactctcaatcagtaccccgttcctgccttctccccataccccctcactccactatccttaagagctctatccagctctctcttgaaagcatccaacgaactggcctccactgccttctgaggcagagaattccacaccttcaccactctctgactgaaaaagttcttcctcatctccgttctaaatggcctaccccttattcttaaactgtggccccttgttctggactcccccaacattgggaacatgtttcctgcctctaacgtgtccaaccccttaataatcttatacgtttcgataagatcccctctcatccttctaaattccagtgtatacaagcctagtacgtAGGAAACACGGAACCGTGTACAGTTtcttgacagtttcttcccagttgttatcaggcaactgaatcattctaccacaaccagagagcggtgctgaactattatctacctcatcggggaccctcactctgtctttgatcggactttactggctttatcttgcacttagcgttattcccttatcatgtgcaggaaagaactgcagatgctggtttaaatcgaaggtagacacaaaatgctggagtaactcagcggaacaggcagcatttctgaagggaaggaatgggcgacgtttcaggccgagacccttcttcagtctgaaaatggaaaatgctcTTGATTCAGACTCACGTAAGAGGCCAAGTGCCGACAATAATCAATATCATTGAcaaaattgtagactttcaaaagttcatttttttaattattaatgAATTCAACAATTATTTATAAATCACTTCATTGCATTTATAAACTGTGTAATATATCCCCAATAGTAGATATCCGCCATGGCTTTATCTTAAAGGACAATATAACCTATATGTTCGCAGGATGCAGTCACTGTTTCTGCAAATCTTCATTACATGGTCTTTTGCCTTAAAAGATTATTGCCTTTGGTATCATGCTAAGATTGTCTAGAATTGTGCAATGTCCTGCATCAACAAACATCAACAAAGTTCATTATTAcatgaaagaaaaacaaagaaacaGAGAAACCATAGCATTCAATAAAAGTTGCCATTTTGGATCAACCATGCTGTGTATGAACCAGTACACTTTAGAAACAGGGGTTCGCAAAgcgaagggtatttttatactgaATAACATCACTGAGGTTAGGTTGGATGCAAACCAACTAACATGATTACAGAGTGATAATTATATGTCCAAGTTATGCAAATGATTATTCCAAAAGTTCTTCAGCTGTGTTAATATTGTCATTATGAATTTGCAAACAGAGGAATTCATATGATATAATTTCTATGTTTACAATACAATGTTAAATCAGGCATAAAGCTAACTAGAACACAGATTAATATTAACGACATCATCTGCTGATTTAAGTCAGATTGGTATTGTGTTGCACCCAAGATCAAGGGAAGCAACATTTTCTCATAAACTAAAAGACAATTGATCATTTGTTTGATAGGATTCTCCTAGAAAAGACATCAACGATTTAATATAAATGTTATTGCCATAAAGCAAAAGGTAACATTtacttttgattttgttttgatgAGTTTTGCAGCTTAATTATACGATAAAATCAATAAAGTTAGGAGTTAGCTGGTATTAATTGCCACCTAAGTGCAGATAAACTCCAGCAAAAATATATTTGAGAATTTCTTTATCATTTGTGAAATTATTTAGTGAAGTTTAGGTTATTGACCTATGATTACAGTAGACACTTGCTCTACGTCTCAGAATGGAATAGACATTTTAAAGTAACATGAGCCATAGGgaatttttattaaaaaaattaggaTGATGAGGATTATTTTGGATTTATTATTATCGTGGATGGTTTGTTGGTCATGCAACCTCATGTGTACAGCAATGGGAAAAGATCACCATTTTCCACAGATAATCAGCAATGCAGAAGGCTATCTGATTTTGCCTCCATGCTGAAGAGGTTAAATATTCAGTTTATGAAAACAAAGGGCTCCTGCTATAGAAACGACAAAGAAAGTGGAATGGATGAGGTAATCGAATTGGATGATATCGATCAAATTCACTGAATGAGTGAAAATTAAGGAAAGATCTGAGGTGGTCCCATTTTTGACGAGAATATTTGATGCTGCACCATGAGAGGAAAGCTCAGAGGTCATTAGAGAGGTGTTTGTGGAATAGGTTGGTTGAGAGACATCTTTTTAATTCTGTTTATAATCCTGGCACTGTGACTAGGAGCAGGAGCACACAGACAAACGCTTGCAGTGGCTTGGAGCTCATGCCCGGTGCCGAGTTTTCAGTTGTAGTTGCTGGTGGGCTTGTGGTGACGGCTACCATAGTAGTGGATTGAGCTGTGAAAGACAAAACGATTTGTTATTTgatgattttgttttagtttgaaTACATTTCAAATATGGCATTGTCCTATTGACCGCAATATATGCAAGCATGATGGTAAATTCAAACTCGGAGTCCCTTGGGTTGTGGGcgggacggtggcacagcggtagagttgctgcctaacagcgccagagacccgggttcgatcctgactatgggtgctatctgtgcagagttcgtacgttctccctgtgaccgtgtgggtcttctctgggtgctccagtttcctctcacgcagcaaagacgtacaggtttgtaagttaattgcctttggtaaataaatgtaaaattggccctagtgtgcaggatagtgctagtgcacagggcaaTCGTTGCTCAGTGAGGACCCaggggacttgatgggctgaaaggtctcCTTCAATGTCATAGCAAGAAACTatgcatggagacacaaggaactgcagagaggcggaaggcaaggattacttgaagttagaaaatcaatattcatactcaagcgaaataggaggtgctgttcctccaatttgcatcggacctcactctgacagtggaggagatccaggacagaaaaatcagtatgggaatgggagggggagttaaagtgtttggcaaccgggagatcgcgtaggccaaggcggactgaggggAGGTGTTCAGCAGTTAGTCCCAGCTTTTGGAGTTGGGCTGATGGTAGTaagctgtgttggaaggaactgcaggtgctggtttaaatcgaagagggacacagaaagctggagtaactcagcgggacaggcagtatctctggagagaaggaatgggtgacgtgtcgggtcgagacccttcttcagactgaagacaatcatttgtaatataagaaaataactgcagttgctggtacaaatcaaaggtatttattcaaaaaatgctggagtaactcagcaggtcaggcagcatctcaggagagaaggaatgggtgacgtttcgggtcgagacccttcttcagactgatgtcaggggtggcgggacaaaggaaggatataggtggagacaggaggatgtaggatagtgttaggagtgatcgctggtcgatgtggactcggcaggccgaagggtctgtttccgtgctgtatcttaaaGTAAAATCTGAAGATCTTGCCCAAACTGAACTTCATTGTGGTGACTGTGTGGGCCCCTTTGTCCAGGGTCAAGTTGCCGGGACAATTGCTACACTTTTAAGAAGATTGTTGTCCAAGTCGACTGTTAGGTTCCTCTGACCCATGTGAGATGCGATGGAAAAGGAAGGACTTAtacgttcataaattcataagtgataggagcagaattaggccattcggcccatcaagtctactctgccattcaatcatggctgatctatctctccccactaACCcctttctcatgccttctccccataactaatgacacccgtattaatcaagaattacTGCCTGGGGCAGTAACAAGCTTTTGTTGTgatgcgttctatccagtcagtggaaagacaatacatgatcacgatcgagccatttgcagtctaGAGGAGAGtgcggagcgattgtaatatgcgaTTGTAGgcctgcttctgtggctggcatgCCAATAGTCACCTGGCTTCCACGCTGAAGAGCCTGAACTTTCAGTTTGTGATTATTCAGGCTCAATGGTACTGAAATGCTAAAGAAGTTATAATAAATGAAGTAATTGATTAACAAACCCTCATCAAATTAACCATAATCACCGAATGAATATTTAGGAATATTTGAGAACTTGTACTAcgttaaaatgtgtaggaatgaactgctaacaccaaagatagccacaaagtgctggagaacctcagtgggtcaagctgtatgactggagggaaggaataagtGCGCACTCATCTCTCCCACCATCCCGCCTcactttcctcttccccctcatcCCTTGCCACCTACATCCCTTTCTCTggtctctcatttcactcctcttctcttctaatctcacagccttttgcctccttttcatctctggtctttgtccacttgtatccacctatcacttgcttggctttgacccccccacctctctcccccccaccccccacgactacaatcacccgaaacgtcacctgtccataccctccagagatgatgcctgacacaCCGAGTTACGCTGCCATTTTGCATTTTATTGAAGAATACCTTATGCTTAGAAGTGAATCTGTTGGAAGTGGTAGTTTGATAGTTTGATAACAAACGTTTTGTACTTTTTATAACAACAATTCATGGAGAGTAACAAGAAGCAGAATCTATTGAAAaagggtatcaacccgaaacgtctaccATTCCTTTTATCGTGCCCCACTGAGTTGCGTgtctattttgtgtttatctttggagtaaaccaggatctgcagttccttcctacacaagaaaatcCATGCCTTGGCTTGAAGCTGCTGGCATTATCTGTGACCTTACCTTTTGTGGTAGTTGGAGGGGCCGTAGTGGGCACTGTGTGTAAAGACATCACATTGTTAACATAGTCAGTTTACTTTGAATACGTTTGAAACATAGCATTGTTTTTACGGAGCACAACAATATAAACATGATACTCAGCCCAACCTTAGTGTCTCTCAATTTCCCATCGAGAAAAGTGTGTCTGCTCGCTCATTTTCTTTTTGTTCGGTTTGAATTCAGTTTGTGAACGAACAACTGAGCTGGCTGTTGACCCATAAATCCATGAACAATCACCTCTTGCAGGTGAAGCAATCATCTCACTTTGTTACATTGATCCTCAATGTCTTTGTTGGGGATTAATAGATTGCAATTATTATTGTCAGCAATAATGCCAACATGCTTCCGGTATCTTGATTGTCAAAAGGCAGAAGGTCACgggtggtacggtggtgcagctgtggagctgctgccttccagcaccagaggaccggcttcgatccggactatgggtgctgtctgtgcggagtttggacgttctccctgtgaccacatgggttctctttgggagctccggtttcctcccacactccaaagacattataCAGGATTGTAAGCTAATTGGATTTGGTTAGaaaatgtgtaaattgccccatgtgtgtaggatagtgctcgcttggggtgatcaatggtcggtgtggactcaacgggcacgtttccgcgctgtatcgctcaaCGTGttaggagtctgcacgttctcctcgtgaccacatgggtttcctctgggtgctccagtctcccactcacatcccaatgacgtgaggttttgtaggttgattggcccctTTAAATTGCCCTAAGTGTGCAGGAAgtgggatttagatttagatttagagatacagcgcaaaaacaggcccttcggcccaccggggctgtgccgcccagcgatccccgcccattaacactaacctacacacactagggacaatttttacatttgcccagccaattaacctacatacaggataacatagaagtcgtgtgaacgggtgatcgatggtcagcatggacttgttgggccgaagggcctgtttccacgctgtatctctcgatcaatcaataaatcaatcattGTCTGCTCCATATAATGGAACCTTTAGCAAAGCGTCGTTCCTCTGATCGTGGGACAGGAAAGGAAAGGCATTTACTGCCCGAGTTTTTTGCCCAGAGCAGCAGAACAGGAGAAACTGATAATTTCTATAATTTTATCATCACTTAAAAATAACGaaagcaagtgcagttaaaataaaaataaaacattctttATCATACTATAACTCTCAATTACTTTAtagagaaaatgaaaataaatcctaCTTTGTTTGAGGGGCATGATCTGGACATAGGTTCCATTCATCGAGCTCACAAATGCCCTGGACACAAATAGAAACACATTCATGTTAGAAGTCCTTTCTCACAATTGCATTAGTTTTGGTCTCACTGCGAGAGAAAATATTGTATATCATTAAGCTGGTCAGTGAATATGTGATGAGGATATATCCACCAGTGGGAAGGTCTGGGACCGGAGGTCattgtctcagaataaaaggacattcctttggaACAGTGgggaggaattttgttagtcagagggtggtgaatctatggaattcattggatatttgtaaggcagacgatacaaggccttctatgcccgcacctccagactcaggaacagcttcatccccagggccatagctgctatgaaccggtcctgctgagccggatggccacaacgcatagatcaacttgcactttaccctgtccaaaactgttacaactgttcgtttcgttgggttgctgctgtctaaattacctaaattattgcatcgtatgggaggcgcattcccaatctcgttgtacccctgggtacaatgacaataaagatatattgtattgtattgtattgtattgatagatacttgattagtacgggtgtcaggggttatggggagaaggcaggataatggagttgcgagggaaagatagatcagccacgattgaatgacggagtagacttgatgatccgaatggcctaattctgctcctatcacttatgaacttatgaagggaaTTGCAAACTAGAGGacatgtgggaggggggggggggggggggggggaagatttaataggaacccaaggggtaaactttttacacaaagtgtggtgcatgtatggaatgagctgccggagggggtagttgaggctgggactgtcccagcatttaagaagcaattagacaggtgcatgggcaGGATAGGGTTtagaggggatatgggccaaacgcaggataggtttagagggatatgtgccaaatgcaggttaggtttagaggggatatgggccaaacgcaggataggtttagaggggatatgggccaaacgcagatgggactagtgtagatgggacatgttggacggcgtGGGCAGGTTTGGTTAtgagactgtttccacactgtatgtctcgaTGCTATCACTCTATTCTGGCTGGTAGTTTGTTCTTGTATTCAATGTCCAACTTCTTCTACACTTTTGCAGAGACATTGATGAGGTTTCATGCCTGTCATTGGAGGTAGATTGCAGAGAAGGTTGTACAAACCTTACAGCTGCTGTGGGCTGAATATCCCAACTTGCTCTACATATTTATGTATAACATGGCTAGTTACTTGCAAAGGCTAATTACTGATCAGAAACATTCAGTGATTCAATGCATGTCAAGAGGAAACAACATAAGAATATAGAACACAgtgcacagaacagtacagcacatgaacaggaccttcggccctcaATGGCCATTCTGAACATGATACCTAGTGAGGcttatctccactgcctgcatgcgatccatatcccttctatcgactccatttatacctcactctgcctcggcaaggccagcggcataaTTGAGCcgtaccccggccactccctcttctcccctctcccattgggcaaaaggtccagaagtgtgaaaatgcacacctccagattcagggacagtttcttcccagctgttatcaggcaactgaatcattctgccacaactagagagtagtccggAACTACCAACTACCTTattgggaccctcggactatctttaatcagactttgctggctttaccatgcattaaacattattcccttatctgacacactgtaaatggctcgattgtaatcatttactgtctttccgctgacaggttatcacgtaacaaaaatcttttcagtgtaccttggtacatgtgacaataaacttcactgaacttccctgcatatccaattcAAAGGCCTCTTAAGTGGGGTGTCACGGTGGAGcaacgctagagttgctgccttacagcgccagagacccgggttcgatcctgactctgggtgctgtctgtaaggtgtttgcccattctccccgtgaccacgtgtgttttctcctagatcttcggtttcctcccacactccaaagacgtacaggtttgtaggctaaatggcttggtataagtgtaaattgtccctagtgtgcatcgggtagcgttagtgtgcggggatcgctggtcggcacagactcggtggaccgaagggcctgtttccgcgctgtatctctgaaactaaactaaactagatgcctCTATTGTATTTGACTCGGCCACCAACCGTGGCAGTGCGTTGCAAGATGATATTAGGCAATACCTGATGTTAACATAAGCGGTGATGTTCATAGGTGAAACCCATTCTTCAGTTGTATACATGCTCCTCACCCCCTCGATTCCATCACAAGTTGTTGAACCGTTCGTCC comes from the Rhinoraja longicauda isolate Sanriku21f chromosome 32, sRhiLon1.1, whole genome shotgun sequence genome and includes:
- the LOC144608635 gene encoding uncharacterized protein LOC144608635, translating into MTVKVNKYPLTAFVEEGTENLQVEYRSAVNEEVKETRLSNNWYLMEEAKPRLKPCKVVNATTGGDFNITISPKYYMPYTHYAVKVSGFGVNATITLSAHFDGSAVGNWTNGSTTCDGIEGVRSMYTTEEWVSPMNITAYVNIRAFVSSMNGTYVQIMPLKQMPTTAPPTTTKAQSTTMVAVTTSPPATTTENSAPGMSSKPLQAFVCVLLLLVTVPGL